GTTCACTCGTTAAGGATCTTGATTCTTGAATAGCCCATCTTTTTCTTCTTCTTTTTTTGGCAAAGAATGGCTATTAAGCTATAACCTTTTGTGTCAAACAAACAATCTCATTTTATAATGAATTTCTCATACTTATAAAAAAATAATAATAACGAGATGCGTTTATTTCACGCCGTACATTATTTGTAAACTATAAATGAATTACTCCATCTCAATTTGAGACCGCAAACGTTCAATAACGCATCCCTAATCGATTCATTAACTTTTCATAGTGACGTGAAATAACATAAATCACATAATCGAGTAACAATCTGATATTGATCTACAAAATTAGCTGTCTCAATTGCCAAACAATTATATAAAACATCTTTCATTTGTCCCAATTTTATCCGAAGCATCCCATGTGGTTTCTACTTTGATACTTTCCACCATTCCAAAAGTTCAACGAATTTTATAATCCACAAATAATATTTAGCATTTCTTTACAGTTTTTAAATCCAGAAATAATATTTGCCATTTATTTTTCAACATTTGTTGTGCACCCCACGCTGCATCCATCCCCAAAATCTACTTTTTAAGAAATGGGTTTGCTTTTATTGCATAATATGGGACACATTGTCTAATGTCTTTTCTACTGATTAGATTGTTAATAGTATCATGAATATAATTGACCGAACTTGTGGGTAAAGGATATTGATGCTTCTTCTAAAAGGAAAATATATCAAAACAACAAATCCGCTTTAACGAACAAAGATAATCTACTTAATAGTTCCATACAATGAATAAAGCTGCACTCTGATTAGTCTTCTCTAACCACTTCGAGCCATTCAAAAATATTTGGACGGAGGAGAAGAAAAAAAATCACAAAATACTTTCATCAAGCTTGCAATTTTATAATGTAAAGTTTCAAAAAAAACTTTATAATGCAACTCCTTTTAATAACAAAAAAACTTTATAATGTAACTTTATATTCTCGTATATAAAAGTAAGTAGAGTGGATGGATTCGTTGAGATGATGACACGTCATCTAATCATATTTTCCCGAACTAACATTGGGTCACATAACTCATAACATATATTAGACTTTGGAGTAAAAATTTCGGACGAAATTTACTATATTAAAATAAAGGAGGAATTATTTATAAATGTAGTCAATAAAGTCGGTGAGTATGATGCAAAGTATTGTCCTTTTCGATGCCAAAAGTTGATATCCCATTGCATGATTCCATTCCTTTTATTTATATATAATTTTTCTCGTTGTCAAGAATATACGTTTCTCCCATGAAAAAAAATTATCAGGAGAAAGCCTTTCATATAAATACTCCCTCTCCACACTCATCATTCATAAAAATTATCAGAAAAAAATTATCAGAAGAAAGCGTTTATGCATCCATGTAGATGATGTTCGTTACATCACACTTCAAATTAAATACGGATGTTGAGGTATAAAAACTATATTTTATGCAGAAAAAGCGTAGAGTTTGAATGCAACGACGAACCTAAACTAACAACATCTAGAAACTGATTTCTTAAAAATTGAATTCATACGTAGAAACAAACCGGCCGTAATTCAATAATGCAATGAAATTACAAATCATTCAGAGAGAAATCATCGGGAACACTCGCATTGTATGTCTATAAAACGTACCAACCTCGCGGCCCATCTTGTTCCCAAACCTCTTTAGAAAATGAAAAAAAAAATATAAATATAATAAATATAAAAAATAGTTTGTGAAAAAGTTCTATAAACATAACTGAAGGTGTTTTAGCAAAAAAAAAAAAAAAACATAACTGAAGGTGAGAATAAATCTATATATAAGGTACAAGGTGAAGGGTTTGTGTCTATATATGTTGGATGGTTAGTTCTCTGCCATGTGCTTTGGAATCAACCTCTTATGCTTTATGTTCTGTTAGCTCCTACCTTATACTATAACTTTCATTATTCATCAATAATTCAAACTCCTCCTTCGTCTTTTTATATTTTAGCCTTTCATATAAATACTCCCTCTCCATACTCATCATTCATAACACCTCTCTCTCTTCTTCGTTTAAAGTTCAATCTTCTTATAGCCACTGATTCTAAAAATGGGAGAAGAAGTCAAACCAGTAAGATTTATAGTTCCAGCAATATTTCAAATTTCAACAAAAATACACATTTCTTATTAAAAGGCGATTGTTTTCTTAATAAATTATTAGGAGGTAAAGGTGGCTGCCCCTGCTCCAGAGGCCGTCCCCGAGTCCGTCTCCTCGGAAGAGGAGGAGAAGAGACATGTGGCAGAGGAGAAGCAAGAGGCCGCCAAGGAGGAGCAACCAACGGTGGAGGAAGAGTCGCAGCCGCCGCCACCGCCACCGCCTCCGCCCTTCATACTCTACGTCGACTTGCATTGTGTAGGATGTGCTAAGAAGATCGAAAGATCTATACTAAAAATTAGAGGTATAAAAATATAAACATAAGGTTGTGTAATAATTTGACCCAAAAAAATATAAACATAAGAACCTTTTACATTATTAAAATCAACAGATTCATTCTCAAAATCCCAACTACCATATAAAACGATTTGACACTAGACATATATTATTTCAAAGTGACTAAATACTATTATATAAACTCCAGAGTGATATCAATAGTTACAATAGCTATTATTAAATATGAAAAATGCATAGGGGTGGAAGAAGTTGTGATGAACATGAATGAGAACCAAGTGACGATAAAAGGCGTGTTGGATCCACAAGCAGTGTGCAACAAAATCAAGAAGAAGACTAAAAGAATGGCCAAAGTCCTCTCGCCGCTTCCGGCTGCCGAAGGGGAACCTCTGCCACCGACCATAAACTCTCAAGTCTCTGGCCTCACTACCGTCGAGCTCAACGTCAACATGCATTGTCAAGCTTGTGCTGACCAGCTCAAGAAGAAGATTCTAAAAATGAAAGGTATACATATGTGTATTGGATCTAGTCAAAACCAAAATACTCCTATTTATTGCACCAAATTTTTAATTCTGTTAATATATAATGTGTACACGAAAATAATATAGGTTATAATGATAACTACGATTAGTATGGTGAGTCACAAGCATATATTTGTTGAACGCATTTGACTGGTCAGAGGTTTTGGATTTTCGGTTTATGATGTTAAATTCGGTATGTTCATATAATATATCGGATTGAATTAGCTAAATTTTAACAATAGTAATATTGATTTTGATATTGAAATTAACTCCAAAAAATTGGGGGAACGGTTAATTTTTTATACTTTGGTCAGTTGGTGTACCTTAATTCGTTAAGACTAACTAAAAAGACTATGGTATTGTTGTTTAGGGGTCCAAACCACTGTGACAGAGTACACGACCGGAAAAGTAATAGTGACCGGGACAATGGACGAAGAGAAACTTGTGGATTACGTCTACCGTCGGACCAAAAAGCAGGCCCGAATCGTACCCCAACCCGACCCGGAACCTGAAAAGTCTGCGGCCGAGGAAGACAAGAAGGAGGAGAGCGGTGAAGGGCCTGAGGAGAAACCCGCGAAAGAAACAGGAGGGGAGAAGGAGGAGGAGGAGGAAAAGAAGGAAGAAGACGGTGCCGGAGAAGAGACGGAGGTTACCGAGGAGATGGCTACGGCTGAAGAAGAAGGAATGAAGAGGATAATGTATTATTATCAGCCTTTATACGTCATCGAGAGGGTTCCTCCACCGCAGCTTTTCAGCGACGAGAACCCTAACGCTTGTTGCATTTCTTGATTTGGTTTCGTGTGCTCTACGGGAAATATAAGTATATTAGGACAATTAATTACGTAAGAAAAAAAAGAAGGTACCGATGCAAAAAATGGTGTAAACTATAAATATATTTATATTTTTTATACTTGGTGGTTTGTTATCTTTATTTATCGATGGATACGTTTTCACTTTAGTATATACGTAATTGCAACTGAAAAAACGATCGATACGGTCCATACGGAATCTATTCATATTCATGAAAGTATACGTAGATGTATGTGTACTATGTCTTGCGTTTGTTTTGTATATTCTTGGGGAAAATTTTGATTCGTGAGAATTTTTAGAGAGACAAGATAATCTAGTGGGAGTTAGAGATCCTGGTGGGTCGCACATGGTGTGCTCCTTTTTCTCCTTTGCTACGTCAATCTCCATTTCTCGGACGTGGCTGCTTTTCCAGCCTACCTTGTCTATTTCTTCTCAACCTCTCAACCTTTTTTTTTGAAAAAGGGCATAACCTCTCAACCTTTTAAAGGAAGTTTTCTTTTAATACATAAAGTTTGATTGGCGACTCTCACCGTATTGTTAAAAAGCGTATGGTTCGAAGAGAGATGAATAGATAGCTACAACGTCGTCTATTTTTGTACATGAAACTGCAAAAATAGTGACATTGATACGAAGACATTTGTTACGAACAAATGTGAATCAAACATAAAAAATCAAAAATATTTTTAAGATGCGATTGAAAAAAAAAATTCACGATTTTTATATTGATTATATGAATGAATTATTTACAATTCATAAAATGTATATATACATCCTAAAAATCTCATATATATTTTAACTCTTAAGAAATTTATTATCTAGTAAAATCGATTTTCCTAATCCTAAAAGATATATAGGTAGTGATGGGCATTCGGTTTTCATTCGGATCTATTCAGATTTTGAATTTTAGAGTTTGGTTTGGATTTTGCGGATTCAGTTCGGGCTTGAATATCATTTAGATTATGTAACCAAATTCAAAAATCACAATATATGTTTAAATCCTTAAAATCCAAAACTAAAAATAGTATACAAAATATATTTGAATAATATGTGCTAAATATCTAAAATTAACATAAAAATTGGTTTAATTTATATATTTGGAGAGAGTCAATAGGTATTAAGGGTATTTTCGATGTTTTGAGTAGTTTTTAATATATTCAGATATTTAATTTTAGCTATTTTTCAAAAACTTTGGATTATTTTGAATATTAGATATAAAATTAATAAAACAATTTAAAATGTAAAATTGTGATACGGATATTTTTGGATATTCGAATATTTCAGCCCAGATTGAATTTAGATCCAGTTCTTCAAATAGCAAAATTTTCGGCTTGTTTGTATACTATATCAATTTCGATTTGGATTTGGTACAACTTTTTAGATCGGATTTGGTTTAGTTCTTGAAGTCCTTCAAAATATTTTGCTCATCCTGATAATTAGCCAGTACAGTGATGTACCAAACTTTAGATCCCTCAATCAACAAGATTTGATTTGGTTGATGCAGTTCACGGGAATAGCGCGCATTAAGTGACGTGATGAGCTGGGCCGTGAAGTATAAAGCCCACAATGTCAGGTGGTAAAGTTCCTTCAACTTTTGCGTTAGAGACAAAGCCAATGATTCCGACGTGTTATCTTCTTCTATTAAGCTAATCAACATTATATATAAAAATTATTTTATGTATTAAATATTTTTATATATTATAAAATAATTAATATATATTAAATAATTAAATTTCAATAACTATTAAATATATAATTAAATTGGTGCAAACATATAAAACAATTTTATTAATCCAAACTTTTTTTTTATATTTGATAGGATATGTAATTAAATTTAAATGATACTAACATAGATAATATATTTTAGTATATTTTTAATATTAATGTCTATTAAATGATGATTTCTACTCATATAACTTTTTGATCATTTATATCTTTTATAGAAAAAAATTTAAATTATTGATAACAAAATTTTCATTGTGAGATTAATAGTTTTAGTAATTTATAATTTTTTTAAAAAAATAAGTTGTCAATGATCGTTCAAAACTTTTATCAAAAAATTGTTCAAAGTAAATTTTGAAACTAAAATATCGTATTTTATATGGTTTATAGTTTAATTTAAAACGATATATATATTAATCTTAATAATTAATTAAATTAGACTTTTTACTTATATAATTTTTGTAATCATTTTTATTTTGTTATAACAAAATTTTAAAACTATGGATCACAAAATTTGAAAGTGAGACTCTTAACAGTTTTAATAATTTTTAGCCATTTGTAAAAATTCAAAATATAACATATAAATAAAAATCTAAATTTTTATTATATGGTTATTGTGGTGATTTAATTTATTTAATAGTTTAAAATTAAACAAATATGATAGAAGATACACTATTTTTTTATCAAATCTTTATTATTCAAAATCATTAATTGCCGTATATACTTTAGCCATATTAGGTAATTCCGTAAAATTTATTTAAGAAAATAATAAAGTACATTAATGATGAATTTATTGTTAGTTTAATAAAAAGCTTATTATATAATTAGATGAACCAACATATTTCTCTAATGATTCTAAGAATCATCATATTGATGACATGTGGCTACAAAAAAAATTATAACGCTTCTCAAATAATATATAGGGATAACTTATCTGTGATCAAAAGGCATCCGATTCTCACAGTCAATAATGCAAGGACGAGTGTCATCGAGAAGTATTCAAGATTACTTATTATAATTTTGAGAAAATCGTAATATTCTAGTTGCAAACGCCTAACCGGTTGAAAACGGCTGTGGGTTATTGCAAGTTTTAGCATTATCAAGCGATTTGTACATCCGTCAGAAATTGATGCACTTACAAAATATTTATTACTGGTTTATTATGAGATACCAAAGTAGTTTAATAATAACTTATCAATATTAATACATTACAAAATACAAAACATATAAAATATAATAATTATTAATATATAAAAATAATAATAATATGTTTATTTTTTAGAAAAATAGATGAAAGTTATAATTTCAACAAAAATTATATTGAAAATTTATATTAAAAATTTTAAAAGAATATTTTTCGTTTAAAAATGTATATATCTTTACATGTATATTAATGTTTAATTTTTTTTTGAATATTCTTAGTTTAAAGTTTTATAAAATAAATTATGATACTATTAATGAATGCTAATAGAAGTCAAC
This genomic interval from Brassica oleracea var. oleracea cultivar TO1000 chromosome C2, BOL, whole genome shotgun sequence contains the following:
- the LOC106325223 gene encoding titin-like; this translates as MGEEVKPEVKVAAPAPEAVPESVSSEEEEKRHVAEEKQEAAKEEQPTVEEESQPPPPPPPPPFILYVDLHCVGCAKKIERSILKIRGVEEVVMNMNENQVTIKGVLDPQAVCNKIKKKTKRMAKVLSPLPAAEGEPLPPTINSQVSGLTTVELNVNMHCQACADQLKKKILKMKGVQTTVTEYTTGKVIVTGTMDEEKLVDYVYRRTKKQARIVPQPDPEPEKSAAEEDKKEESGEGPEEKPAKETGGEKEEEEEKKEEDGAGEETEVTEEMATAEEEGMKRIMYYYQPLYVIERVPPPQLFSDENPNACCIS